Proteins from a single region of Hyalangium gracile:
- a CDS encoding imm11 family protein, which yields MSKRFFRLADDLKVLHRWDLDTPTDSQGRQVDDGQFRLGTPVHITDRLRISVEIAGTPLDFTEAGIMIPVVHVRVASMFAELAPDEVQLIPVDVVGQPDQYLILVATRLIRCIDEKASRIELWTHEDGVPHKVGQYASVRDMRIDKAKVGSAQVFRCEGWTGPLIVSGEIKDALEGMGATGTRFEEV from the coding sequence TTGGGACCTCGACACGCCGACAGACAGTCAGGGTCGACAGGTGGATGACGGGCAGTTCAGGCTCGGAACGCCCGTCCACATCACGGACCGCTTGAGAATTTCCGTCGAGATCGCGGGCACGCCGCTGGACTTCACAGAGGCGGGAATCATGATCCCGGTGGTCCATGTCCGGGTCGCGTCCATGTTCGCGGAGTTGGCCCCGGACGAGGTGCAACTGATCCCCGTGGACGTGGTGGGCCAACCGGATCAGTACCTCATCCTCGTAGCCACACGCCTCATCCGCTGTATCGACGAGAAGGCGTCCCGGATCGAACTCTGGACGCACGAGGACGGAGTGCCTCACAAGGTCGGGCAGTATGCCTCCGTGCGTGACATGCGCATCGACAAGGCCAAGGTGGGAAGCGCACAGGTGTTCCGATGCGAGGGGTGGACGGGCCCGCTGATCGTCTCAGGGGAGATCAAGGACGCCTTGGAGGGCATGGGAGCCACAGGCACAAGGTTCGAGGAGGTCTAG